A single genomic interval of Streptomyces sp. 1222.5 harbors:
- a CDS encoding Rieske (2Fe-2S) protein: MPARSSASRRTVLRGAAAAPVAGIALAACSAPGGGDTASSAPTAPVDLGAESEISKGGAKLYRDHNVVVSRGADGTLKAFSTVCTHAGCPINKLQGTTLICPCHGSRFDAATGKVVQAPATEPLTELSVKNANGRIVAGPAD; this comes from the coding sequence ATGCCCGCCCGATCGTCCGCGAGCCGCCGTACCGTTCTCCGAGGAGCCGCCGCGGCCCCGGTCGCCGGGATCGCACTGGCTGCCTGTTCCGCTCCGGGCGGCGGGGACACGGCCTCCTCCGCGCCCACCGCACCGGTCGACCTCGGGGCGGAGAGCGAGATCTCGAAGGGCGGCGCCAAGCTCTACCGGGATCACAACGTGGTGGTCAGCCGCGGAGCGGACGGGACGCTGAAGGCGTTCAGCACGGTGTGCACGCACGCCGGGTGCCCGATCAACAAGCTGCAGGGCACCACTCTGATCTGCCCCTGCCACGGCAGCCGGTTCGACGCGGCGACGGGCAAGGTGGTCCAGGCGCCGGCCACCGAGCCCCTGACCGAGCTGTCGGTGAAGAACGCGAACGGCCGGATCGTGGCGGGCCCCGCCGACTGA
- the uvrC gene encoding excinuclease ABC subunit UvrC has translation MADPSSYRPRPGDIPDTPGVYRFRDEHRRVIYVGKAKSLRQRLANYFQDLANLHPRTRTMVTTAASVEWTVVSTEVEALQLEYSWIKEYDPRFNVKYRDDKSYPYLAVTMNEEFPRVQVMRGHKKKGVRYFGPYAHAWAIRDTVDLMLRVFPVRTCSAGVFKNASRTGRPCLLGYIGKCSAPCVGRISPEDHRELAEEFCDFMAGRTGTYLRRLERQMMEAAEEMEYERAARLRDDVGALKKAMEKNAVVLADATDADLIAVAEDELEAAVQIFHVRGGRVRGQRGWVTDKVEEVTTGALVEHALQQLYGEETGDAVPKEVLVPALPEPVDPVQEWLTARRGSSVSLRIPQRGDKKALMETVQRNAQQSLALHKTKRASDLTTRSRALEEIAEALDLDSAPLRIECYDISHLQGDDVVASMVVFEDGLQRKSEYRRFQIKGFAGQDDVRSMHEVITRRFRRYLAEKEKTGEWTEGSGADGALADGDTALTGPDAITRGLEEDVVDGSLKDDDGRPKKFAYPPQLVVVDGGRPQVAAARRALDELGIDDIAVCGLAKRLEEVWVPDEEDPVVLPRTSEGLYLLQRVRDEAHRFAITYQRAKRAKRFRSSPLDDVPGLGETRKQALIKHFGSVKKLRSATIEQIQEVPGIGRKTAETIAVALLRAAPAAPAVNTATGEIIEDEEPDTTGGSSGEPVTAGAPDERRGQET, from the coding sequence ATGGCCGACCCCTCCAGCTACCGCCCCAGGCCGGGAGACATCCCGGACACTCCCGGGGTGTACAGGTTCCGCGACGAGCACCGCCGGGTGATCTACGTCGGAAAGGCGAAGAGCCTGCGCCAGCGCCTGGCGAACTACTTCCAGGACCTGGCGAACCTGCACCCGCGCACCCGGACGATGGTGACGACCGCCGCGTCCGTGGAGTGGACCGTGGTGTCCACGGAGGTGGAGGCCCTGCAGCTGGAGTACTCCTGGATCAAGGAGTACGACCCCCGGTTCAACGTCAAGTACCGCGACGACAAGAGCTACCCGTACCTCGCGGTGACGATGAACGAGGAGTTCCCGCGGGTGCAGGTGATGCGCGGTCACAAGAAGAAGGGCGTCCGGTACTTCGGCCCGTACGCCCACGCGTGGGCCATCCGGGACACCGTCGACCTGATGCTGCGGGTCTTCCCGGTGCGCACCTGCTCCGCCGGCGTCTTCAAGAACGCCTCCCGCACCGGCCGGCCCTGCCTGCTCGGCTACATCGGCAAGTGCTCCGCGCCCTGCGTCGGCCGGATCAGCCCCGAGGACCACAGGGAGCTGGCCGAGGAGTTCTGCGACTTCATGGCCGGCCGCACCGGTACCTACCTCCGCCGTCTGGAGAGGCAGATGATGGAGGCGGCCGAGGAGATGGAGTACGAGCGGGCCGCCCGCCTGCGCGACGACGTCGGGGCCCTGAAGAAGGCCATGGAGAAGAACGCGGTCGTGCTCGCCGACGCGACCGACGCCGACCTCATCGCCGTCGCCGAGGACGAGCTGGAGGCCGCCGTCCAGATCTTCCACGTGCGCGGCGGGCGGGTGCGCGGCCAGCGGGGCTGGGTGACCGACAAGGTCGAGGAGGTCACCACCGGCGCCCTGGTGGAGCACGCCCTGCAGCAGCTGTACGGCGAGGAGACCGGGGACGCCGTGCCCAAGGAGGTCCTGGTCCCGGCGCTGCCCGAGCCGGTCGACCCGGTCCAGGAGTGGCTGACCGCCCGCCGCGGGTCGAGCGTCTCGCTGCGCATCCCGCAGCGCGGCGACAAGAAGGCACTCATGGAGACCGTCCAGCGCAACGCCCAGCAGTCCCTCGCCCTGCACAAGACCAAGCGCGCCTCCGACCTGACCACCCGCTCGCGCGCGCTGGAGGAGATCGCCGAGGCCCTCGACCTGGACAGCGCCCCGCTGCGGATCGAGTGCTACGACATCTCCCACCTCCAGGGCGACGACGTGGTCGCCTCCATGGTCGTCTTCGAGGACGGTCTGCAGCGCAAGAGCGAGTACCGCCGCTTCCAGATCAAGGGCTTCGCCGGGCAGGACGACGTCCGCTCCATGCACGAGGTGATCACCCGCCGCTTCCGGCGCTACCTCGCGGAGAAGGAGAAGACGGGGGAGTGGACCGAGGGGAGCGGGGCCGACGGCGCGCTCGCCGACGGTGACACGGCTCTCACCGGCCCGGACGCGATCACCCGCGGCCTGGAGGAGGACGTGGTCGACGGCTCCCTCAAGGACGACGACGGCCGCCCCAAGAAGTTCGCCTACCCGCCGCAGCTCGTCGTGGTCGACGGCGGCCGGCCGCAGGTCGCGGCGGCCCGGAGGGCGCTGGACGAGCTCGGCATCGACGACATCGCCGTCTGCGGCCTCGCCAAGCGTCTTGAGGAGGTCTGGGTGCCGGACGAGGAGGACCCGGTGGTGCTGCCCCGCACCAGCGAGGGCCTCTATCTGCTCCAGCGCGTCCGTGACGAGGCCCACCGGTTCGCGATCACCTACCAGCGCGCCAAACGCGCGAAGCGTTTCCGCTCCAGCCCGCTCGACGACGTGCCCGGCCTCGGCGAGACCCGCAAACAGGCGCTCATCAAGCATTTCGGCTCGGTGAAGAAGCTGCGGTCCGCCACAATCGAGCAGATCCAGGAAGTGCCCGGGATAGGCCGGAAGACGGCCGAGACCATCGCCGTGGCCCTCCTCCGGGCGGCCCCGGCCGCACCCGCCGTGAACACGGCGACCGGAGAGATCATTGAGGACGAGGAACCCGACACGACGGGGGGTTCCTCGGGGGAGCCCGTGACCGCGGGCGCCCCGGACGAACGACGGGGGCAGGAGACATGA
- the rapZ gene encoding RNase adapter RapZ codes for MTEHETQPTAPRDRAHGGTGDDVVRDTAGQDTVQDNGAQVSTGSETAGAPEAAIPELVIISGMSGAGRSTAAKCLEDLGWFVVDNLPPALIPTMVELGARSQGNVARIAVVVDVRGRRFFDNLRESLADLEAKNVTRRIVFLESSDEALVRRFESVRRPHPLQGDGRIVDGIAAERELLRELRGDADLVIDTSSLNVHELRAKMDAQFAGEEEPELRATVMSFGFKYGLPVDADLVADMRFLPNPHWVPELRPYTGLNEEVAAYVFNQPGAKEFLDRYAELLRLIAAGYRREGKRYVTIAIGCTGGKHRSVAMSEKLAARLAAEGVETVVVHRDMGRE; via the coding sequence ATGACCGAGCACGAGACACAGCCCACGGCGCCGCGGGATCGGGCGCACGGCGGAACGGGCGACGACGTCGTCCGGGACACGGCCGGGCAGGACACGGTTCAGGACAACGGAGCACAGGTGAGTACGGGCAGCGAGACAGCCGGAGCCCCCGAGGCGGCCATCCCCGAGCTGGTGATCATCTCCGGCATGTCCGGAGCGGGCCGGTCGACGGCCGCCAAGTGTCTGGAGGACCTCGGCTGGTTCGTCGTGGACAACCTCCCTCCCGCGCTCATCCCCACCATGGTGGAGCTGGGCGCCCGCTCCCAGGGCAACGTGGCGCGGATCGCGGTCGTCGTGGACGTCCGCGGGCGCCGCTTCTTCGACAACCTGCGCGAGTCGCTGGCGGACCTGGAGGCGAAGAACGTCACCCGGCGGATCGTCTTCCTGGAGTCCTCCGACGAGGCCCTGGTCCGCCGCTTCGAGTCGGTGCGCCGCCCGCACCCGCTGCAGGGCGACGGCCGGATCGTCGACGGCATCGCCGCCGAGCGCGAGCTGCTGCGCGAGCTGCGCGGCGACGCGGACCTGGTGATCGACACCTCCAGCCTCAACGTGCACGAGCTGCGCGCCAAGATGGACGCCCAGTTCGCCGGCGAGGAGGAGCCCGAGCTGCGGGCCACCGTCATGTCCTTCGGCTTCAAGTACGGCCTGCCGGTCGACGCCGACCTGGTGGCGGACATGCGGTTCCTGCCCAACCCGCACTGGGTCCCGGAGCTGCGCCCGTACACCGGCCTCAACGAGGAGGTCGCCGCCTACGTCTTCAACCAGCCCGGCGCCAAGGAGTTCCTCGACCGGTACGCCGAGCTGCTGCGGCTCATCGCCGCCGGGTACCGGCGCGAGGGCAAGCGCTATGTGACCATCGCCATCGGCTGTACCGGCGGAAAGCACCGCTCGGTCGCGATGTCGGAGAAGCTCGCCGCGCGCCTCGCGGCCGAGGGCGTGGAGACGGTGGTCGTACACCGGGACATGGGACGGGAATGA
- the yvcK gene encoding uridine diphosphate-N-acetylglucosamine-binding protein YvcK, translating into MTERTRRLSRLRRMVPEGRSSRATAESRTARPVEARGGRPRRRGTQPKVVALGGGMGLSASLAALRRITGDLTAVVTVADDGGSSGRLRDELGVLPPGDLRKALAALCGDDDWGQTWARVIQHRFQSQGDLHDHAVGNLLIVALWEQLGDHVQALDLVGKLLGAHGRVLPMSAVPLELQALVKGHDPERPEDVDTVRGQATVALTPGEVQSVHLLPHDPPAVPEALAAVLDADWVVLGPGSWFSSVIPHLLVPELLDALTETKARKVLSLNLAPQPGETEGFSPQRHLEVLGRHAPKLALDVVLADEAAVPDRDSLTEAAKRLGAAVELAPVARTDGSPRHDPELLAAAYDRIFRMHGRIGPWR; encoded by the coding sequence ATGACGGAACGTACACGGCGGCTGAGCAGGCTCCGCCGGATGGTGCCGGAGGGCCGCTCGAGCCGCGCCACGGCCGAGTCGCGGACGGCGCGGCCCGTCGAGGCCCGCGGCGGCCGGCCCCGCCGGCGCGGCACCCAGCCCAAGGTCGTCGCGCTCGGCGGCGGCATGGGCCTGTCCGCCTCGCTCGCCGCGCTGCGCCGGATCACCGGTGACCTCACCGCCGTCGTCACCGTGGCCGACGACGGCGGTTCCAGCGGCCGGCTCCGCGACGAGCTGGGCGTGCTGCCGCCCGGCGACCTGCGCAAGGCGCTCGCCGCGCTGTGCGGCGACGACGACTGGGGCCAGACCTGGGCCCGGGTCATCCAGCACCGCTTCCAGTCCCAGGGCGACCTGCACGACCACGCGGTCGGCAACCTGCTGATCGTCGCCCTGTGGGAGCAGCTGGGCGACCACGTCCAGGCCCTGGACCTGGTGGGCAAGCTGCTCGGCGCGCACGGGCGCGTGCTGCCCATGTCCGCCGTACCGCTGGAGTTGCAGGCCCTGGTCAAGGGGCACGACCCGGAGCGGCCGGAGGACGTGGACACCGTGCGCGGTCAGGCGACCGTCGCGCTCACGCCCGGTGAGGTGCAGTCGGTGCATCTGCTGCCGCACGACCCGCCGGCCGTGCCGGAGGCCCTGGCCGCGGTCCTGGACGCCGACTGGGTGGTGCTGGGACCCGGCTCCTGGTTCTCGTCGGTGATCCCGCATCTGCTCGTCCCCGAGCTGCTGGACGCGCTCACCGAGACCAAGGCGCGCAAGGTCCTCTCCTTGAACCTCGCCCCGCAGCCGGGAGAAACCGAAGGCTTCTCCCCGCAGCGTCATTTGGAGGTTTTGGGGCGACACGCCCCTAAACTCGCCCTGGACGTGGTGCTGGCCGACGAGGCCGCCGTGCCCGACCGTGACTCGCTCACCGAGGCCGCCAAGCGGCTGGGAGCCGCGGTCGAGCTGGCGCCTGTCGCCCGGACCGACGGAAGCCCCCGGCACGACCCGGAGCTGTTGGCCGCCGCGTACGACCGTATTTTTCGGATGCATGGAAGGATCGGCCCATGGCGATGA
- the whiA gene encoding DNA-binding protein WhiA, which yields MAMTAAVKDEISRLPVTRTCCRKAEVSAILRFAGGLHLVSGRIVIEAELDTAMAARRLKRDILEIFGHSSELIVMAPGGLRRGSRYVVRVVAGGDQLARQTGLVDGRGRPIRGLPPQVVSGATCDAEAAWRGAFLAHGSLTEPGRSSSLEVTCPGPEAALALVGAARRLSIAAKAREVRTVDRVVVRDGDAIGALLTRLGAHESVLAWEERRMRREVRATANRLANFDDANLRRSARAAVAAGARVQRALEILADEVPEHLAAAGRLRMEHKQASLEELGALADPPLTKDAVAGRIRRLLAMADKRASDLGIPGTEANLSEELADNLAG from the coding sequence ATGGCGATGACGGCAGCGGTGAAGGATGAGATCTCCCGGCTCCCCGTCACCCGCACCTGCTGCAGGAAAGCGGAGGTCTCCGCCATCCTGCGGTTCGCCGGCGGCCTTCACCTGGTGAGCGGGCGCATCGTGATCGAGGCGGAGCTGGACACCGCGATGGCGGCCCGGCGTCTCAAGCGGGACATCCTGGAGATCTTCGGCCACAGTTCCGAGCTGATCGTGATGGCTCCCGGCGGGCTGCGGCGCGGCTCGCGGTACGTCGTGCGGGTCGTCGCCGGCGGTGACCAGCTGGCCCGTCAGACGGGCCTGGTGGACGGCCGGGGCCGACCGATCCGGGGTCTGCCCCCGCAGGTCGTGTCCGGGGCCACCTGCGACGCGGAGGCGGCCTGGCGCGGGGCCTTCCTGGCGCACGGCTCGCTGACCGAGCCGGGCCGGTCCTCCTCCCTGGAGGTGACCTGCCCCGGGCCGGAGGCCGCGCTCGCGCTGGTCGGTGCCGCCCGCCGGCTCTCCATCGCCGCCAAGGCCCGCGAGGTGCGGACCGTGGACCGGGTGGTCGTCCGGGACGGTGACGCGATCGGCGCGCTGCTGACGCGGCTCGGCGCGCACGAGTCGGTGCTGGCCTGGGAGGAGCGGCGGATGCGCCGCGAGGTGCGGGCCACCGCGAACCGCCTCGCCAACTTCGACGACGCCAACCTGCGCCGCTCGGCCCGCGCCGCCGTGGCCGCCGGTGCCCGGGTGCAGCGCGCCCTGGAGATCCTCGCCGACGAGGTCCCCGAGCACCTCGCCGCCGCGGGGCGCCTGCGTATGGAGCACAAGCAGGCCTCCTTGGAGGAGCTGGGCGCGCTCGCCGACCCGCCGCTGACCAAGGACGCGGTCGCGGGCCGTATCCGCCGGCTGCTGGCGATGGCCGACAAGCGCGCGTCCGACCTGGGCATCCCGGGCACGGAGGCCAACCTCTCGGAGGAGCTCGCGGACAACCTCGCGGGCTGA
- a CDS encoding M14 family metallopeptidase — MRHRARSILAVGALLIGGASLAPVAQAQSGNPAKSDQDEVKVFRADVTKQQVPLLLKAGQDGHELGERAAARGRTRVEVYLTDEQAAKLRKQGVDLTEHTLSAKAEARVEGAAQGVFRPYSGSGGLRQEILAAARANPGLTKVESIGKTVDGQDILALRLTRNARKSTDGSKPSVLYMSNQHAREWITPEMTRRLMHYYLDHYRTDKRVRKIVDSTELWFVLSANPDGYDYTFKSADNRLWRKNLRDVNGDGAISTGDGVDLNRNFAYKWGYDDEGSSPNPTSQTYRGASPASEPETRALDAFEKRIGFTYGINYHSAAELLLYGVGWQVATPTPDDVLYKALAGTPDNPAIPGYRSQVSSELYTTNGEADGQASNVNGMAMFTPEMSTCQTASDVDPDDAWKAADCRSVFNFPDDEKLIQQEFAKNVPFALSVAETAAHPDRPVSPVGLSAADFTPAAFTTSYSRGADQQVSVVVRKAIRDKELKYRVNGGRVRDRALRHWKGGEVYGGQDDLYFDEYRAAVRDGEPGDKVEVWFTGRTKGGKKVSGAHFTYTVTQRPGADTLVVAEEGAAATQARTYADALKAAGHRAIVWDVATQGVPDALGVLKHFRTVVHYSGAEGPGNPVQLQLRAYLNEGGRLIEAGELAGGSVDLGDGTPSDDFSQYYLGAYSRTSTKGATGFTGTGGLDGFSAALADAPGNPLDRAGTYGVTSDELPASAYPQFSSAGAGRFAGTVNPYGPYSGSGMAAAVHTDDAYKRLTRTIDLTGVTAADRPALSTRLLWDTEPGYDHAVIEAHTVGADDWTTLPEASGATKTAVPAECGAGFMINEHPWLKHYLTLSGSTCAASGTTGTWNSLTGSSAGWQQVSFDLSAYAGRTVELSISYVTDPGSGGHGVLADDASLVTGTTARDTEGFESSLGAWKAAGPPPGSPAVLKDWTRTGTLFQTYGAVTTGDTVLLGFGLEQVPSAADRVALLRKAFTSLGR, encoded by the coding sequence ATGAGACACAGGGCGAGATCGATCCTCGCTGTCGGCGCGCTTCTCATCGGCGGAGCGAGCCTTGCACCCGTAGCCCAGGCACAGAGCGGAAACCCGGCGAAGTCCGACCAGGACGAGGTCAAGGTCTTCCGCGCCGACGTCACCAAGCAGCAGGTACCCCTCCTGCTCAAGGCCGGCCAGGACGGCCACGAACTCGGCGAGCGGGCCGCGGCGCGGGGGAGGACCCGGGTCGAGGTCTACCTCACCGACGAGCAGGCCGCGAAGCTCCGGAAGCAGGGCGTCGACCTCACCGAGCACACCCTCTCCGCGAAGGCGGAGGCACGCGTGGAGGGCGCCGCACAGGGCGTGTTCCGCCCGTACAGCGGGAGCGGGGGGCTCCGGCAGGAGATCCTCGCGGCCGCCCGGGCCAACCCCGGTCTCACCAAGGTCGAGTCCATCGGGAAGACCGTCGACGGCCAGGACATCCTCGCGCTCCGGCTGACCAGGAACGCCCGCAAGTCCACGGACGGCTCCAAGCCGTCCGTGCTGTACATGTCCAACCAGCACGCGCGCGAATGGATCACGCCGGAGATGACCCGCCGGCTGATGCACTACTACCTGGACCACTACCGGACCGACAAGCGCGTCAGGAAGATCGTCGACTCGACGGAACTGTGGTTCGTGCTCTCGGCCAACCCCGACGGCTACGACTACACGTTCAAGAGCGCCGACAACCGCCTCTGGCGCAAGAACCTGCGGGACGTCAACGGCGACGGCGCCATCAGCACCGGCGACGGCGTCGACCTCAACCGCAACTTCGCCTACAAGTGGGGCTACGACGACGAAGGTTCGTCCCCCAACCCCACCAGCCAGACCTACCGCGGCGCGAGCCCGGCTTCCGAGCCCGAGACCAGGGCCCTCGACGCCTTCGAGAAGCGCATCGGATTCACGTACGGCATCAACTACCACTCCGCCGCCGAGCTCCTCCTCTACGGCGTCGGCTGGCAGGTGGCCACCCCGACCCCGGACGACGTCCTGTACAAGGCACTCGCCGGCACCCCCGACAACCCGGCGATCCCCGGCTACCGTTCGCAGGTCTCCTCGGAGCTGTACACCACCAACGGCGAGGCGGACGGCCAGGCGTCCAACGTCAACGGGATGGCGATGTTCACCCCCGAGATGTCGACCTGTCAGACCGCGTCGGACGTCGACCCGGACGACGCGTGGAAGGCCGCGGACTGCCGGTCGGTCTTCAACTTCCCCGACGACGAGAAGCTGATCCAGCAGGAGTTCGCCAAGAACGTCCCGTTCGCGCTCTCCGTCGCGGAGACCGCCGCGCACCCGGACCGGCCGGTCTCCCCGGTCGGCCTGAGCGCCGCCGACTTCACCCCGGCCGCGTTCACCACGTCGTACTCCCGGGGCGCGGACCAGCAGGTCTCGGTCGTCGTGCGCAAGGCGATCCGCGACAAGGAGCTCAAGTACCGCGTCAACGGCGGCCGTGTCCGCGACCGGGCGCTGAGGCACTGGAAGGGCGGCGAGGTCTACGGCGGCCAGGACGACCTCTACTTCGACGAGTACCGGGCCGCGGTACGCGACGGCGAGCCCGGCGACAAGGTCGAGGTGTGGTTCACCGGCAGGACGAAGGGCGGCAAGAAGGTCTCCGGCGCCCACTTCACGTACACCGTCACCCAGCGGCCCGGGGCGGACACCCTGGTGGTCGCCGAGGAGGGCGCGGCCGCCACGCAGGCACGCACGTACGCGGACGCGCTGAAGGCGGCCGGGCACAGGGCGATCGTGTGGGACGTGGCCACACAGGGCGTGCCGGACGCGCTCGGCGTTCTGAAGCACTTCCGTACGGTCGTGCACTACTCAGGCGCCGAGGGCCCGGGCAACCCCGTCCAGCTCCAGCTGCGCGCCTACCTCAACGAGGGCGGCCGGCTGATCGAGGCCGGCGAACTCGCCGGCGGCAGCGTCGACCTCGGCGACGGCACCCCGTCGGACGACTTCAGCCAGTACTACCTGGGCGCGTACAGCCGTACGTCGACGAAGGGGGCCACCGGCTTCACCGGGACGGGTGGCCTCGACGGCTTCAGCGCCGCCCTCGCCGACGCCCCCGGCAACCCGCTGGACAGGGCGGGCACGTACGGCGTCACCTCCGACGAGCTGCCGGCCTCCGCCTATCCGCAGTTCAGCAGCGCCGGCGCGGGCCGGTTCGCCGGGACCGTCAACCCGTACGGGCCGTACTCCGGCTCGGGCATGGCCGCCGCCGTCCACACGGACGACGCCTACAAGCGCCTCACCCGCACCATCGACCTCACCGGTGTCACCGCTGCCGACAGGCCGGCCCTGAGCACCCGGCTGCTGTGGGACACCGAACCCGGTTACGACCACGCGGTGATCGAGGCGCACACTGTGGGCGCCGACGACTGGACGACCCTGCCGGAGGCCTCCGGGGCCACGAAGACGGCCGTGCCGGCCGAGTGCGGGGCCGGATTCATGATCAACGAGCACCCGTGGCTCAAGCACTATCTGACGCTGTCCGGCAGCACCTGCGCCGCGAGCGGCACCACGGGCACCTGGAACAGCCTCACCGGCAGCTCCGCCGGCTGGCAGCAGGTGAGCTTCGACCTGAGCGCGTACGCCGGCAGGACGGTCGAGCTCTCCATCAGCTACGTCACCGACCCGGGCAGCGGCGGCCACGGTGTGCTCGCCGACGACGCCTCGCTCGTCACCGGCACCACGGCGAGGGACACCGAGGGCTTCGAGTCGTCACTGGGGGCGTGGAAGGCGGCCGGACCGCCGCCGGGCAGCCCGGCGGTGCTGAAGGACTGGACGCGCACCGGAACCCTGTTCCAGACGTACGGAGCGGTCACCACCGGCGACACCGTGCTGCTCGGGTTCGGCCTCGAACAGGTGCCCTCTGCGGCCGATCGGGTAGCGCTGCTGAGGAAGGCGTTCACCTCGCTCGGCCGGTGA
- the gap gene encoding type I glyceraldehyde-3-phosphate dehydrogenase, which produces MTIRVGINGFGRIGRNYFRALLEQGADIEVVAVNDLGDTATTAHLLKYDTILGRLKQEVSHTADTITVDGHTIKVLSERNPAEIPWGELGVDIVIESTGIFTKRDDAAKHLAGGAKKVLISAPAKDEDITIVMGVNQDKYDPAQHNVISNASCTTNCVAPMAKVLDENFGIVKGLMTTVHAYTNDQRILDFPHKDLRRARAAAENIIPTTTGAAKATALVLPQLKGKLDGIAMRVPVPTGSATDLVVQLQREVTKDEVNAAFKKASEDGDLKGYLAYTEDEIVSSDIVGDPASCTFDSSLTMVQDGNSVKILGWYDNEWGYSNRLVDLTVFVGDQL; this is translated from the coding sequence GTGACGATCCGCGTAGGCATCAACGGCTTCGGCCGTATCGGGCGTAACTACTTCCGCGCGCTGCTGGAGCAGGGTGCCGACATCGAAGTTGTGGCTGTCAACGACCTTGGTGACACCGCCACCACCGCTCACCTGCTGAAGTACGACACGATCCTGGGCCGCCTCAAGCAGGAGGTCTCCCACACCGCCGACACGATCACCGTCGACGGCCACACCATCAAGGTGCTCTCCGAGCGCAACCCCGCCGAGATCCCCTGGGGCGAGCTGGGCGTCGACATCGTCATCGAGTCGACGGGCATCTTCACCAAGCGCGACGACGCCGCCAAGCACCTCGCCGGCGGCGCCAAGAAGGTCCTCATCTCGGCTCCGGCCAAGGACGAGGACATCACCATCGTCATGGGCGTCAACCAGGACAAGTACGACCCGGCGCAGCACAACGTCATCTCCAACGCCTCCTGCACCACCAACTGTGTGGCGCCGATGGCGAAGGTCCTCGACGAGAACTTCGGCATCGTCAAGGGCCTGATGACGACGGTGCACGCGTACACGAACGACCAGCGCATCCTGGACTTCCCGCACAAGGACCTGCGCCGCGCCCGTGCCGCCGCCGAGAACATCATCCCGACCACGACGGGCGCCGCCAAGGCCACCGCCCTGGTCCTGCCGCAGCTCAAGGGCAAGCTGGACGGCATCGCGATGCGCGTCCCGGTTCCCACCGGCTCGGCCACCGACCTCGTGGTGCAGCTCCAGCGCGAGGTCACCAAGGACGAGGTCAACGCCGCGTTCAAGAAGGCCTCCGAGGACGGCGACCTCAAGGGCTATCTGGCCTACACCGAGGACGAGATCGTCTCCTCGGACATCGTCGGCGACCCGGCCTCCTGCACCTTCGACTCCTCCCTGACCATGGTTCAGGACGGCAACTCGGTGAAGATCCTCGGCTGGTACGACAACGAGTGGGGCTACTCCAACCGCCTCGTGGACCTCACGGTCTTCGTCGGCGACCAGCTCTGA
- the pgk gene encoding phosphoglycerate kinase yields the protein MKTIDELLADGVSGKRVFVRADLNVPLADGTITDDGRIRAVLPTVKALADAGAKVVVASHLGRPKGAPDPAFSLLPAAERLGELLGAPVAFAQDTVGPAAHDAVDGLQPGQVAVIENLRFNPGETSKDDTERGEFADRLAALADVYVGDGFGAVHRKHASVYDLPARLPHYAGYLIATEVGVLKKLTEDVKRPYVVALGGAKVSDKLAVIDQLLGKADRLLIGGGMAYTFLKAKGYEVGISLLQEDQVPVVTEYLQRAEKQGVELLLPVDVVVSREFPDLKTKAPTENTVVDADKIPADQEGLDIGPKTRELYASKLADAETVFWNGPMGVFEHPDYAEGTKAVAQALVGSKGFTVVGGGDSAAAVRTLGFDENAFGHISTGGGASLEYLEGKTLPGLAALED from the coding sequence ATGAAGACGATCGACGAACTTCTCGCCGACGGCGTGAGCGGTAAGCGGGTATTCGTCCGCGCCGACCTCAATGTGCCGCTCGCCGACGGGACGATCACCGACGACGGCCGCATCCGCGCCGTCCTGCCCACCGTCAAGGCACTGGCCGACGCGGGCGCGAAGGTGGTCGTCGCCTCGCACCTGGGCCGCCCCAAGGGTGCCCCGGACCCCGCCTTCTCGCTGCTGCCCGCCGCCGAGCGCCTCGGTGAACTGCTCGGCGCCCCGGTCGCCTTCGCCCAGGACACCGTCGGCCCCGCCGCGCACGACGCCGTCGACGGCCTCCAGCCCGGCCAGGTCGCGGTCATCGAGAACCTGCGCTTCAACCCCGGAGAGACCTCCAAGGACGACACCGAGCGGGGCGAGTTCGCCGACCGGCTCGCCGCCCTCGCCGACGTCTACGTCGGTGACGGCTTCGGCGCGGTCCACCGCAAGCACGCCTCCGTCTACGACCTCCCGGCCCGGCTGCCGCACTACGCCGGCTACCTGATCGCCACCGAGGTCGGCGTCCTGAAGAAGCTCACCGAGGACGTCAAGCGCCCCTACGTCGTCGCGCTCGGCGGCGCCAAGGTCTCCGACAAGCTCGCCGTCATCGACCAGCTGCTCGGCAAGGCCGACCGGCTGCTCATCGGCGGCGGCATGGCCTACACCTTCCTCAAGGCCAAGGGCTACGAGGTCGGCATCTCCCTCCTTCAGGAGGACCAGGTCCCGGTCGTCACCGAGTACCTGCAGCGCGCCGAGAAGCAGGGCGTGGAGCTGCTGCTCCCCGTCGACGTCGTGGTCTCCCGGGAGTTCCCGGACCTGAAGACCAAGGCGCCGACCGAGAACACCGTGGTCGACGCGGACAAGATCCCCGCCGACCAGGAGGGCCTGGACATCGGCCCGAAGACCCGAGAGCTGTACGCCTCGAAGCTCGCCGACGCCGAGACCGTCTTCTGGAACGGTCCCATGGGCGTCTTCGAGCACCCCGACTACGCCGAGGGCACCAAGGCGGTCGCCCAGGCCCTCGTCGGATCGAAGGGCTTCACCGTCGTCGGTGGCGGCGACTCCGCCGCGGCCGTGCGTACGCTCGGCTTCGACGAGAACGCATTCGGCCACATCTCGACCGGTGGCGGCGCCTCCCTCGAATACCTCGAGGGCAAGACGCTCCCCGGCCTCGCCGCACTGGAGGACTGA